In one Streptomyces sp. NBC_00597 genomic region, the following are encoded:
- the glmS gene encoding glutamine--fructose-6-phosphate transaminase (isomerizing) — protein sequence MCGIVGYIGKRDVAPLLLEGLQRLEYRGYDSAGIVVNSPKSPALKVVKAKGRVRELESRVPKRFAGTTGIAHTRWATHGAPSDLNSHPHLDADSKVAVVHNGIVDNADELRAKLESEGVVFVSETDTEVIVHLVARSQADTLEEKVREAVKAIEGTYGIAVMHADYADRIVVARNGSPVVLGIGEKEMFVASDVAALVAHTRQVVTLDDGEMATLKADDFRTYTTSGATTTATPETVEWEAASYDMGGHDTYMHKEISEQPDAVDRVLRGRIDDRFNTVHLGGLNLDPREARGIRRVKILGCGTSYHAGLIGAGLIESMARIPADAEPASEFRYRNPVVDPDTLYIAVSQSGETYDVLAAVQELKRKGARVLGVVNVVGSAIAREADGGVYVHAGPEVCVVSTKCFTNTVVAFALLAVHLGRIRDLSVTDGKRIIEGLRKLPAQIQEILEGEEDIKKLAAEYAEAKSMMFIGRVRGYPVALEASLKLKEISYIHAEAYPASELKHGPLALIEPAMPTVAIVPDDDLLEKNRAALEEIKARSGRILAVAHREQEKADHTILVPKNEDELDPILMGIPLQLLAYHTALALGRDIDKPRNLAKSVTVE from the coding sequence ATGTGCGGAATCGTGGGTTACATCGGCAAGCGTGACGTGGCACCGCTGCTACTGGAAGGCCTGCAGCGACTGGAGTACCGCGGGTACGACTCCGCGGGCATCGTCGTCAACAGCCCGAAGTCCCCCGCGCTCAAGGTGGTCAAGGCCAAGGGTCGCGTCCGCGAGCTGGAGTCGCGGGTGCCCAAGCGCTTCGCCGGCACCACCGGCATCGCCCACACCCGTTGGGCCACCCACGGCGCGCCGAGCGACCTCAACTCGCACCCGCACCTGGACGCCGACAGCAAGGTCGCGGTCGTCCACAACGGCATCGTCGACAACGCCGACGAGCTGCGCGCCAAGCTGGAGTCCGAGGGCGTCGTCTTCGTCTCGGAGACCGACACCGAGGTGATCGTCCACCTGGTCGCCCGCTCCCAGGCCGACACCCTTGAGGAGAAGGTCCGCGAGGCCGTCAAGGCGATCGAGGGCACGTACGGCATCGCCGTCATGCACGCCGACTACGCCGACCGCATCGTCGTGGCCCGCAACGGCTCCCCGGTCGTCCTCGGCATCGGCGAGAAGGAGATGTTCGTCGCCTCGGACGTCGCCGCGCTCGTCGCCCACACCCGCCAGGTCGTCACCCTCGACGACGGCGAGATGGCCACCCTCAAGGCCGACGACTTCCGCACCTACACCACCAGCGGCGCCACCACCACGGCCACGCCGGAGACCGTGGAGTGGGAGGCCGCCTCGTACGACATGGGCGGCCACGACACCTACATGCACAAGGAGATCTCCGAGCAGCCCGACGCGGTCGACCGCGTGCTGCGCGGCCGGATCGACGACCGCTTCAACACCGTGCACCTGGGCGGCCTGAACCTGGACCCGCGCGAGGCGCGCGGCATCCGCCGGGTCAAGATCCTGGGCTGCGGCACCTCGTACCACGCGGGCCTGATCGGCGCCGGCCTCATCGAGAGCATGGCCCGCATCCCCGCGGACGCCGAGCCGGCCTCCGAGTTCCGCTACCGCAACCCGGTCGTGGACCCCGACACCCTGTACATCGCCGTCTCCCAGTCCGGTGAGACGTACGACGTGCTGGCCGCCGTGCAGGAGCTCAAGCGCAAGGGCGCCCGCGTCCTCGGCGTCGTCAACGTCGTGGGCTCCGCGATCGCCCGCGAGGCCGACGGCGGCGTGTACGTGCACGCCGGCCCCGAGGTCTGCGTCGTGTCCACCAAGTGCTTCACCAACACGGTCGTGGCCTTCGCGCTGCTCGCCGTGCACCTGGGCCGGATCCGGGACCTGTCGGTCACCGACGGCAAGCGGATCATCGAGGGCCTGCGCAAGCTGCCCGCGCAGATCCAGGAGATCCTCGAAGGCGAAGAGGACATCAAGAAGCTGGCGGCCGAGTACGCCGAGGCCAAGTCGATGATGTTCATCGGCCGGGTCCGCGGCTACCCGGTGGCCCTGGAGGCCTCCCTCAAGCTGAAGGAGATCTCCTACATCCACGCCGAGGCCTACCCGGCCTCCGAGCTCAAGCACGGCCCGCTCGCGCTCATCGAGCCGGCGATGCCGACGGTCGCGATCGTCCCCGACGACGACCTGCTGGAGAAGAACCGCGCGGCCCTGGAGGAGATCAAGGCCCGCAGCGGCCGGATCCTTGCGGTCGCCCACCGTGAGCAGGAGAAGGCCGACCACACGATCCTCGTGCCCAAGAACGAGGACGAGCTGGACCCGATCCTGATGGGCATCCCGCTCCAGCTGCTGGCGTACCACACGGCCCTGGCCCTGGGCCGGGACATCGACAAGCCGCGCAACCTGGCGAAGTCCGTCACCGTCGAATAG
- a CDS encoding IS30 family transposase, with the protein MQQGVSSREACRIVGINLRTGKRWRNGRAPSGRTGRALPLTAVAPSSGPSRFLREADRIHIADRLREKAAIRTIAAELGRSPSTVSREIRRNRHPGNGQYRPHAAQARADARRPRPKPGKIGQNPVLQDFVQDGLDLKWSPEQICESLRRTFPDRPEMHVVHETIYQALYVQGRGELRRELARALRLGRARRTPRRQAQQRQPRFTTPMVMISERPAEVEDRAVPGHWEGDLIIGKDNGSAIGTLVERATRYVMLLHLPDGRSAEHVRDALVETVQTLPAHLVRSLTWDQGSEMAAHGSFTDATDIPVYFCDPASPWQRGSNENTNGLLRQYFPKGTDLSVHGRDHLDAVAAQLNGRPRKTLGWETPAERLHKLLAA; encoded by the coding sequence ATGCAGCAAGGCGTGAGCAGTCGGGAAGCGTGCCGGATCGTCGGTATCAACCTCAGGACGGGGAAGCGGTGGCGTAACGGCCGCGCCCCGTCCGGCAGGACCGGAAGGGCGCTACCGCTCACAGCGGTAGCGCCCTCGTCCGGTCCTTCGCGCTTTCTGCGCGAGGCGGACCGGATCCACATCGCCGACCGGCTACGCGAGAAGGCAGCCATCCGTACGATCGCGGCCGAGCTGGGCCGCAGCCCGTCCACGGTCAGCCGGGAGATCCGCCGCAATCGGCACCCGGGTAACGGCCAGTACCGGCCGCACGCGGCCCAGGCCCGCGCCGACGCCCGCCGGCCCCGCCCCAAGCCGGGGAAGATCGGCCAGAACCCCGTGCTGCAGGACTTCGTCCAGGACGGCCTGGACCTGAAGTGGAGCCCGGAGCAGATCTGCGAGAGTCTGCGCCGGACTTTCCCCGACCGGCCGGAGATGCACGTGGTCCACGAAACGATCTACCAGGCCCTCTACGTCCAGGGCCGCGGCGAACTGCGCCGAGAGCTGGCCCGCGCCCTGCGTTTGGGACGCGCCCGCCGCACACCGCGCCGCCAGGCCCAGCAGCGCCAGCCCCGCTTCACCACCCCGATGGTCATGATCAGTGAACGCCCGGCCGAGGTCGAGGACCGGGCCGTGCCCGGCCACTGGGAAGGCGACCTGATCATCGGCAAAGACAACGGCTCCGCGATCGGCACCCTCGTCGAACGCGCCACCCGCTACGTGATGCTCCTGCACCTGCCCGACGGCCGCAGCGCGGAACACGTCCGCGACGCCCTCGTCGAGACGGTTCAGACGCTGCCCGCACACCTGGTGCGCTCGCTGACCTGGGATCAAGGCAGCGAAATGGCGGCGCACGGCTCGTTCACCGATGCCACCGACATCCCGGTCTACTTCTGCGACCCCGCCAGCCCTTGGCAGCGCGGCTCGAACGAGAACACCAACGGCCTGCTGCGGCAGTACTTCCCCAAGGGCACCGACCTGTCCGTCCACGGACGCGACCACCTCGACGCCGTCGCGGCCCAGCTCAACGGGCGCCCACGCAAAACGCTCGGCTGGGAGACCCCAGCCGAGCGCCTGCATAAACTACTTGCCGCCTGA
- a CDS encoding GPR1/FUN34/YaaH family transporter, with protein MDNGVSAGSTASTSTLGNIALGLTLLAFGIGHTAVVSGVSAANSVSLATYVGGLALFVLGVLEFRGGNGFNGTAFAGLGAFWFTWAAGADGKVSAHAAGLFLVLFALLALTLTVSASSGLFGQGAYALLTLSLLLLAVGSFAGSGGLAKVAGWVAALSGLLFWYGATAALAHWPTALGKASRRGAVAAG; from the coding sequence GTGGACAATGGTGTCTCTGCGGGAAGCACGGCCTCGACTTCGACCCTCGGGAACATAGCCCTGGGTCTCACCCTTCTCGCATTCGGTATCGGCCACACCGCCGTTGTCAGCGGCGTGTCCGCGGCCAACTCCGTGTCACTCGCGACCTACGTCGGCGGGCTCGCTCTGTTCGTCCTCGGAGTCCTCGAATTCCGCGGCGGCAACGGCTTCAACGGCACCGCGTTCGCGGGCCTCGGCGCCTTCTGGTTCACCTGGGCCGCAGGGGCGGACGGAAAGGTTTCGGCACACGCCGCCGGACTGTTCCTGGTCCTCTTCGCCCTGCTCGCACTGACCCTCACCGTCAGCGCGTCGAGCGGACTGTTCGGTCAGGGCGCGTACGCCCTGCTCACCCTCTCCCTGCTGCTCCTCGCGGTCGGCTCCTTCGCCGGCAGCGGCGGGCTCGCCAAGGTCGCCGGCTGGGTGGCGGCCCTCTCCGGCCTGCTGTTCTGGTACGGCGCCACGGCGGCGCTGGCCCACTGGCCCACCGCGCTGGGCAAGGCCTCCCGCAGGGGCGCGGTCGCCGCGGGCTGA
- a CDS encoding universal stress protein: MAGHEFHEPADRKRKPLADHTSSDLRAAEQARHPCDPAFRHGVVVGFDGSTSSERALAYAIGMARRSGSGLIIVHVANRLPTTVWAGCEPPVFVDVPDHRTEVLGLELACADYLAEVPWILVERGGDICHELEEVGREYSADAIVVGSTHGIVGRIFGSVAGRLAKRAQRPVVVIP; this comes from the coding sequence ATGGCCGGTCACGAATTCCACGAACCCGCGGACCGCAAGCGCAAACCGCTCGCCGACCACACGTCGAGCGACCTGCGCGCGGCGGAACAGGCACGTCATCCCTGCGACCCGGCCTTCCGGCACGGGGTCGTGGTGGGGTTCGACGGCTCCACGTCCAGTGAACGCGCCCTGGCGTACGCCATCGGGATGGCCCGCCGCTCCGGATCCGGCCTGATCATCGTGCACGTGGCCAACCGGTTGCCCACCACCGTGTGGGCCGGCTGCGAGCCGCCCGTCTTCGTGGACGTGCCCGACCACCGCACCGAGGTGCTGGGGCTGGAACTGGCCTGCGCGGACTATCTGGCCGAGGTGCCGTGGATCCTGGTCGAGCGCGGCGGCGACATCTGCCACGAGCTGGAGGAGGTCGGCCGGGAGTACTCGGCGGACGCCATCGTGGTCGGCTCCACGCACGGGATCGTGGGGCGCATCTTCGGTTCCGTGGCGGGCCGGCTGGCCAAGCGCGCACAGCGACCGGTCGTTGTCATTCCGTAA
- a CDS encoding helix-turn-helix domain-containing protein: MSQDSTAVVADAGRKLAGRRRREIVAVLLFSGGPIFESSIPLSVFGIDRQDAGVPRYRLLVCAGEEGPLRTTGGLELTAPYGLEAIARAGTVVVPAWRSITSPPPPEALDALRLAHEEGARIVGLCTGAFVLAAAGLLDGRPATTHWMYAPTLAKRYPSVHVDPRELFVDDGDVLTSAGTAAGIDLCLHIVRTDHGSEAAGALARRLVVPPRRTGGQERYLDRSLPEEIGADPLAEVVAWALEHLHEQFDVETLAARAYMSRRTFDRRFRSLTGSAPLQWLITQRVLQAQRLLETSDYSVDEVAGRCGFRSPVALRGHFRRQLGSSPAAYRSAYRARRPQADVSQVTEIQGSPVPHQRTPQPQRAAAALAAAGSTVTELYSPNRVLREHA; encoded by the coding sequence ATGAGCCAGGATTCCACCGCCGTCGTCGCGGACGCCGGCAGGAAGCTCGCGGGGCGTCGCCGCAGGGAGATCGTCGCGGTGCTGCTGTTCAGCGGCGGCCCGATCTTCGAGAGCTCCATTCCACTTTCCGTGTTCGGCATCGACCGGCAGGACGCGGGAGTTCCACGCTATCGACTGCTCGTGTGCGCCGGGGAGGAAGGTCCGCTGCGGACCACCGGCGGACTTGAGCTCACCGCGCCGTACGGGTTGGAGGCGATCGCCCGGGCAGGCACGGTCGTCGTTCCCGCCTGGCGCTCGATCACTTCACCACCGCCTCCGGAGGCGCTCGACGCACTGCGTCTGGCGCACGAGGAGGGCGCCCGGATCGTCGGACTGTGCACGGGAGCCTTCGTGCTCGCCGCCGCAGGTCTGCTGGACGGCCGGCCCGCGACGACGCACTGGATGTACGCGCCGACGCTGGCCAAGCGCTACCCGTCCGTCCATGTCGATCCGCGCGAGCTGTTCGTCGACGACGGCGACGTGCTGACGTCCGCGGGCACCGCGGCCGGAATCGATCTGTGCCTGCACATCGTGCGCACGGACCACGGCAGCGAGGCGGCCGGGGCGCTGGCCCGCCGGCTCGTCGTCCCGCCGCGCCGCACGGGCGGCCAGGAGCGCTATCTCGACCGGTCGCTGCCGGAGGAGATCGGCGCCGACCCGCTCGCCGAGGTCGTCGCCTGGGCACTGGAGCACCTCCACGAGCAGTTCGACGTGGAGACGCTCGCCGCCCGCGCCTACATGAGCCGACGCACCTTCGACCGGCGCTTCCGCTCGCTGACCGGCAGCGCACCGCTCCAGTGGCTGATCACCCAGCGGGTGCTCCAGGCCCAGCGGCTGCTGGAGACCTCCGACTACTCGGTCGACGAGGTCGCCGGGCGCTGCGGGTTCCGCTCACCGGTCGCCCTGCGCGGGCACTTCCGGCGGCAGCTGGGGTCCTCCCCGGCCGCCTACCGCTCGGCCTACCGGGCGCGCAGGCCGCAGGCCGACGTGTCCCAGGTGACCGAGATCCAGGGGAGCCCGGTCCCGCACCAGCGCACCCCGCAGCCCCAGCGGGCGGCGGCGGCCCTGGCCGCGGCCGGCTCGACGGTCACGGAGCTGTACTCCCCGAACCGGGTCCTGCGCGAGCACGCGTAG
- the orn gene encoding oligoribonuclease produces the protein MNDRMVWIDCEMTGLSLTDDALIEVAALVTDSELNVLGEGVDLVIRPPDAALETMPDVVREMHTASGLLDELAGGITLADAEAQVLAYVREHVKEPRKAPLCGNSVGTDRGFLLRDMPALESHLHYRIVDVSSVKELARRWYPRAYFNSPPKNGNHRALADIKESIAELRYYREAVFVPQPGPDSDTARTIAAKHTLSAE, from the coding sequence ATGAACGATCGCATGGTGTGGATCGACTGCGAGATGACCGGGCTCTCGTTGACGGACGACGCACTTATCGAGGTGGCCGCACTGGTCACCGACTCGGAGCTCAACGTGCTCGGCGAAGGCGTGGACCTCGTGATCCGCCCGCCGGACGCGGCCCTGGAGACCATGCCCGACGTGGTGCGCGAAATGCACACCGCCTCCGGCCTGCTCGACGAGCTGGCCGGCGGGATCACCCTCGCGGACGCCGAGGCCCAGGTCCTGGCGTACGTACGGGAACACGTGAAGGAGCCCCGCAAGGCTCCGCTCTGCGGGAACTCGGTCGGCACCGACCGCGGTTTCCTGCTGCGCGACATGCCCGCGCTGGAGAGCCACCTGCACTACCGGATCGTGGACGTGTCCTCGGTCAAGGAGCTGGCGCGCCGCTGGTACCCGCGGGCCTACTTCAACAGCCCGCCGAAGAACGGCAACCACCGGGCGCTCGCGGACATCAAGGAGTCCATCGCCGAGCTGCGCTACTACCGGGAGGCGGTCTTCGTGCCGCAGCCCGGGCCCGACTCGGACACCGCCCGGACCATCGCCGCCAAGCACACCCTGTCCGCCGAATAG
- a CDS encoding LacI family DNA-binding transcriptional regulator — protein MNGHGRSGGRPTLEEVAARAGVGRGTVSRVINGSSKVSERTRAAVEAAVAELGYVPNRAARALAANRADAVALVVPEPQSRFFTEPYFSDVVRGVGAALAETDVQLVLTLAGNDRERRRLAQYLSAHRVDGVLLVAVHADDPLPELLAELGIPAVISGRRSAAETLPSVDCDNLAGAAEAVRHLLGRGRRAIATVTGPLDVYGAQCRLDGYREALTAAGVPADELLIADGDFTEEGGRRAVRELLERRPDLDAVFAASDVMAAGARRELRAAGRRIPEDVALVGFDDSVLARHMDPPLTSVRQPVEEMGRTMARVLLARIAGQSGGAGDPGGAAVVLPTELVVRESS, from the coding sequence ATGAACGGGCATGGGCGCAGTGGGGGACGGCCGACGCTGGAAGAGGTCGCGGCGCGCGCCGGAGTGGGGCGTGGCACGGTCTCCCGGGTGATCAACGGATCCTCCAAGGTTAGCGAGCGCACCAGGGCCGCCGTTGAGGCCGCCGTCGCGGAACTCGGGTACGTCCCGAACCGGGCCGCCCGGGCCCTGGCCGCCAACCGGGCCGACGCCGTCGCCCTGGTCGTTCCCGAGCCCCAGTCCCGCTTCTTCACCGAGCCGTACTTCTCCGACGTGGTCCGCGGGGTCGGCGCCGCCCTCGCCGAAACCGACGTCCAGCTGGTCCTCACCCTCGCCGGCAACGACCGCGAGCGCCGCCGGCTCGCCCAGTACCTGTCCGCGCACCGCGTCGACGGGGTGCTGCTCGTCGCCGTCCACGCCGACGACCCGCTGCCCGAGCTGCTGGCCGAGCTCGGCATTCCGGCGGTGATCAGTGGCCGCCGCTCGGCCGCCGAGACGCTGCCGTCCGTGGACTGCGACAACCTGGCGGGTGCTGCCGAGGCGGTACGCCACCTCCTCGGCCGGGGCCGGCGCGCGATAGCCACCGTCACGGGACCGCTGGACGTGTACGGCGCGCAGTGCAGGCTCGACGGCTACCGGGAGGCCCTGACGGCTGCGGGGGTCCCCGCCGACGAGCTGCTGATCGCGGACGGTGATTTCACGGAGGAGGGCGGTCGGCGGGCCGTGCGGGAGCTGCTGGAGCGTCGCCCCGACCTCGACGCCGTCTTCGCCGCTTCCGACGTGATGGCGGCGGGCGCCCGCCGCGAGCTGCGTGCGGCCGGCCGCCGGATACCCGAGGACGTGGCGCTGGTCGGCTTCGACGACTCGGTGCTGGCCCGGCACATGGATCCGCCGCTGACGAGCGTGCGCCAACCGGTCGAGGAGATGGGCCGGACCATGGCGCGCGTACTGCTGGCGCGGATCGCCGGGCAGTCAGGCGGGGCGGGGGATCCCGGGGGCGCGGCCGTGGTGCTGCCGACCGAGCTGGTGGTGCGGGAGTCCTCGTGA
- a CDS encoding NAD(P)H-binding protein, with protein MSILVTGARGAVARGLVPLLAARGVPHRLASREPDTPGIVHCDLGDPSTFPDALAGVRSVFLYAEASAIGAFVEEAVTAGVEHVVLLSSSSVLAPGAADSRLAASHLAVEEALLASPLRTTLLRPGAFARNSLGWAWSLKSGRPVHLPYPGSHGDPVHEADLAEAAFAVLTDPALGGRAYHLTGPHSLSFATQLAILGGVLGAPVPFESVTPEQWKAEVDGYISGPYADALLAYWASSDGLPVEITGAVEHLTGHPARSFETWAQDHADAFRA; from the coding sequence ATGTCGATCCTCGTCACTGGTGCCCGCGGCGCCGTCGCCCGCGGCCTCGTCCCCCTCCTCGCCGCCCGCGGCGTCCCCCACCGCCTCGCCTCCCGCGAGCCCGACACTCCCGGCATCGTCCACTGTGACCTCGGCGATCCCTCGACCTTCCCGGACGCCCTGGCCGGTGTCCGGTCCGTCTTCCTCTACGCCGAAGCCTCCGCGATCGGAGCCTTCGTCGAGGAGGCCGTCACCGCCGGAGTCGAGCACGTCGTGCTCCTGTCCTCCTCGTCGGTGCTCGCCCCCGGAGCCGCCGACAGCCGGCTGGCCGCCTCTCATCTCGCCGTGGAGGAGGCCCTGCTGGCCTCGCCGCTGCGCACCACCCTGCTGCGCCCCGGTGCCTTCGCCCGCAACTCCCTCGGCTGGGCCTGGTCGCTGAAGTCCGGCCGCCCGGTCCACCTGCCCTACCCGGGCTCCCACGGCGACCCGGTCCATGAGGCCGACCTGGCCGAGGCTGCGTTCGCCGTCCTCACCGACCCGGCCCTCGGTGGCCGCGCGTACCACCTGACCGGCCCGCATTCGCTGAGCTTCGCGACCCAACTCGCGATACTCGGCGGGGTCCTGGGAGCCCCCGTGCCGTTCGAGTCGGTGACCCCCGAGCAGTGGAAGGCCGAGGTCGACGGGTACATATCCGGCCCCTACGCCGACGCGCTCCTGGCCTACTGGGCGTCCAGTGACGGGCTCCCGGTCGAGATCACCGGCGCCGTGGAGCACCTGACCGGGCACCCGGCCCGTTCCTTCGAGACCTGGGCCCAGGACCACGCGGACGCCTTCCGTGCCTAG
- a CDS encoding MarR family transcriptional regulator yields MSTDSPRSSEARDEWSRAELLARIVTESQRHYADYSLFNQAMADHVGLHPTDMQCVALLDMEPGPVSTGDIARLTGLTSGSATRLVDRLVKAGIVERNADPHDRRRSLVSLAPEARARIGAAWDTPGRAFGAVLESYSDSELAVIADYLHRAAEVGRSQAQRLNSGG; encoded by the coding sequence ATGTCAACCGATTCCCCCCGTTCGAGTGAGGCCCGCGACGAGTGGAGCCGCGCCGAGCTGCTCGCGCGCATCGTCACCGAGAGCCAACGGCACTACGCCGACTACTCGCTCTTCAACCAGGCGATGGCCGACCACGTCGGCCTTCACCCCACCGACATGCAGTGCGTCGCCCTCCTCGACATGGAGCCCGGCCCCGTCAGCACCGGAGACATCGCCCGCCTCACCGGCCTGACCTCCGGCTCCGCCACGCGCCTCGTCGACCGTCTGGTCAAGGCCGGCATCGTCGAACGCAACGCCGACCCCCACGACCGGCGCCGCTCCCTCGTCTCCCTCGCCCCCGAGGCCCGAGCGCGGATCGGCGCAGCCTGGGACACCCCCGGCCGTGCCTTCGGCGCCGTCCTGGAGAGCTACTCCGACTCCGAACTCGCCGTCATCGCCGACTACCTGCACCGCGCTGCCGAGGTCGGCCGGTCCCAGGCCCAGCGCCTGAACTCCGGCGGCTGA
- a CDS encoding NAD(P)-binding domain-containing protein produces MRYAVLGTGIVGRTVAARLASLGHEVVIGTRDPGATHGRTEYAEWQQAHPQVGLASFAEAARQGETLVNATGGQVSVTALTEADAEHLDGKVLIDIANPLDFSHGFPPTLDPVDDDSLGELLQRTFPRLRVVKTLNTMNCRVMVDPARVPGEHTVFLSGEDADAKKSVRELLYSFGWPEAGVIDLGGIETARGTEMLLPIWLRLMGTLGHADFNFHIQGASPQTG; encoded by the coding sequence ATGCGCTATGCAGTCCTCGGCACCGGGATCGTCGGCCGAACGGTGGCCGCCCGCCTCGCCTCCCTCGGGCACGAGGTGGTGATCGGCACCCGGGACCCCGGAGCCACCCACGGACGTACCGAGTACGCCGAATGGCAGCAGGCCCACCCGCAGGTCGGCCTCGCCTCCTTCGCGGAGGCCGCACGCCAGGGTGAGACGCTGGTCAACGCCACCGGCGGGCAGGTCAGCGTCACCGCCCTGACGGAGGCGGACGCCGAACACCTCGACGGCAAGGTGCTGATCGACATCGCCAACCCGCTGGACTTCTCGCACGGGTTCCCGCCCACCCTCGACCCGGTCGACGACGACAGCCTCGGCGAGTTGCTCCAGCGGACGTTCCCGCGCCTACGGGTGGTCAAGACGCTGAACACGATGAACTGCCGGGTCATGGTCGATCCGGCCCGGGTGCCGGGCGAGCACACCGTGTTCCTGTCGGGCGAGGACGCCGACGCCAAGAAGTCCGTACGCGAACTGCTGTACTCCTTCGGGTGGCCGGAGGCGGGCGTCATCGACCTCGGTGGCATCGAGACGGCCCGAGGCACCGAGATGCTCCTGCCGATCTGGCTGCGCCTCATGGGCACCCTCGGTCACGCGGACTTCAACTTCCACATCCAGGGCGCGTCGCCGCAGACCGGCTGA
- a CDS encoding HAMP domain-containing sensor histidine kinase: MRWALVKVCLAVTAMVVVAFAVPLGLVVQEMASDRAFSNAERQAATIGPTLSITTDPVQLRKAVESTQMGAAQRMAVHVPAVGGGAPVEIGTGRAGAHAVEETRRMGRAMTARVAGGGSALLQPTALGSGDIAVVEIFVPESEVSNGVATAWLVLAGVGLALIVGSVAVADRLGARLVRPAERLADAAHQLGEGRLGARVPEDGPKELRSAAVAFNSMADQVVELLANERELAADLSHRLRTPLTVLRLNTASLGDGPAAEQTRAAVEQLEREVDTIIRTAREQRAPASAAGGAGAGCDASEVIRDRMAFWSALAEDEGREVRLAGVDRTVRLPVARPELAAALDALLGNVFRHTPEGTPFAVDVHDAGDAVIVLVSDAGPGIADPDAALRRGNDGGRDGSTGLGLDIVRRVAESTGGDVRIGRSMLGGTEVRVWIALDDRARGGGGGVRTRRGRRKRWGGWGGLGG; this comes from the coding sequence ATGAGGTGGGCGCTGGTCAAGGTGTGCCTCGCGGTCACGGCCATGGTGGTCGTGGCCTTCGCCGTGCCGCTGGGGCTCGTCGTCCAGGAGATGGCCAGCGACCGGGCCTTCTCCAACGCCGAGCGGCAGGCAGCCACCATCGGGCCGACCCTGTCCATCACCACCGACCCGGTGCAGTTGCGCAAGGCCGTGGAGTCCACCCAGATGGGCGCGGCCCAGCGGATGGCCGTCCACGTCCCCGCCGTCGGCGGCGGCGCGCCGGTGGAGATCGGCACCGGGCGGGCCGGGGCGCACGCCGTGGAGGAGACCCGGCGGATGGGCCGGGCGATGACGGCCCGGGTGGCCGGTGGTGGTTCGGCGCTGCTCCAGCCGACCGCCCTCGGGTCGGGGGACATAGCCGTCGTGGAGATCTTCGTGCCCGAGAGCGAGGTCAGCAATGGCGTCGCGACGGCCTGGCTGGTCCTCGCGGGCGTCGGCCTGGCGCTGATCGTGGGCTCGGTGGCGGTCGCCGACCGGCTCGGCGCCCGACTGGTCCGGCCGGCTGAGCGGCTCGCGGACGCCGCGCACCAGCTGGGGGAGGGCCGACTGGGGGCGCGGGTGCCGGAGGACGGGCCGAAGGAACTCCGCTCGGCAGCCGTCGCGTTCAACTCGATGGCGGACCAGGTGGTGGAACTCCTCGCCAATGAGCGGGAGCTGGCCGCCGACCTCTCGCACCGGCTGCGGACGCCGCTGACGGTGCTGCGGCTCAACACGGCCTCGCTCGGCGACGGGCCGGCCGCGGAGCAGACCCGGGCCGCGGTCGAGCAGCTGGAACGGGAGGTCGACACGATCATCCGTACGGCCCGTGAACAGCGCGCACCCGCGTCCGCCGCGGGCGGGGCAGGGGCGGGCTGCGACGCCTCCGAGGTGATCCGCGACCGGATGGCCTTCTGGTCGGCGCTGGCGGAGGACGAGGGCCGCGAGGTGCGGCTCGCGGGAGTGGACCGCACGGTACGGCTCCCGGTCGCCCGGCCGGAGCTCGCGGCCGCCCTCGACGCCCTGCTGGGCAACGTGTTCCGACACACCCCGGAGGGCACCCCGTTCGCGGTGGACGTCCACGACGCGGGTGACGCGGTCATCGTGCTCGTATCGGACGCCGGCCCCGGGATCGCCGACCCGGACGCGGCGCTGCGGCGCGGCAACGACGGCGGGCGGGACGGCTCGACGGGCCTCGGCCTGGACATCGTGCGCAGGGTCGCGGAATCGACCGGCGGGGACGTCCGGATCGGCCGCTCGATGCTGGGCGGGACCGAGGTCAGGGTGTGGATCGCCCTGGACGACCGGGCGCGGGGCGGCGGGGGCGGCGTGCGGACGCGCCGGGGTCGCCGTAAGCGCTGGGGCGGCTGGGGCGGCTTGGGCGGCTGA